In Halovivax gelatinilyticus, the following are encoded in one genomic region:
- a CDS encoding ferredoxin--NADP reductase — translation MNRTSVTVADVRDVGPETIALELETPDAFDALPGQFVLLRASPDDEEIARHYTLSSPSVDERFEVTVGVDPDGDLSPWLASREPGDTVDVEGPFGEITYEGDQDVVAIAGGPGIGPAVAIAEAALEAGHTANVIYQDADVAHENRLDSLEAAGVPVTVLDDGDEEGLHAAIDDAVDHGQIYAFGFAAFVQTVADAIESAGGNADEALIENFG, via the coding sequence ATGAACCGGACTTCGGTGACGGTCGCGGACGTGCGGGACGTCGGCCCCGAGACGATAGCACTGGAACTCGAAACGCCCGACGCGTTCGACGCGCTTCCCGGCCAGTTCGTGTTGCTACGGGCGAGCCCGGACGACGAGGAGATCGCCCGCCACTACACCCTCTCGTCACCGTCGGTCGACGAGCGATTCGAAGTGACCGTCGGCGTCGACCCGGACGGCGACCTCTCGCCGTGGCTCGCCTCGCGCGAACCGGGCGACACCGTCGATGTCGAGGGCCCGTTCGGCGAGATAACCTACGAAGGTGATCAGGACGTCGTCGCGATCGCCGGCGGGCCGGGGATCGGCCCCGCAGTGGCCATCGCCGAAGCAGCGCTAGAAGCCGGCCACACGGCAAACGTGATCTACCAGGACGCAGACGTGGCCCACGAAAATCGACTGGACTCGCTCGAGGCGGCCGGCGTCCCCGTGACGGTTCTCGACGACGGCGACGAGGAGGGACTCCACGCGGCGATCGACGACGCGGTCGATCACGGTCAGATCTACGCGTTCGGCTTTGCGGCGTTCGTCCAGACGGTCGCCGACGCGATCGAGTCGGCCGGCGGCAATGCGGACGAAGCGCTCATCGAGAACTTCGGGTGA
- a CDS encoding GNAT family N-acetyltransferase: protein MYVRDAKNREEVWLLDRIEEMGLDDTAFRSRDYVVAIDELSNEKAGFGRIRIHKQDDDTDVCELTSIGVLETWREQGVGAHVIERLIEYAGDQGFEYVYALTGSGAYLAQFGFRQVDADSLPPALEARLEAKRESTDPDAVPYRVAVDRFVVPDRLRERFKAASEQEPEPADDTTAEEFGIDPETATYKYDTGR, encoded by the coding sequence ATGTACGTCCGGGACGCGAAGAACCGAGAAGAGGTCTGGTTGCTCGATCGGATCGAGGAGATGGGCCTCGACGACACGGCGTTCCGCTCGCGAGACTACGTCGTCGCCATCGACGAACTCTCGAACGAAAAGGCCGGATTCGGCCGGATTCGAATCCACAAACAGGACGACGACACCGACGTCTGCGAACTGACGAGCATCGGCGTCCTCGAAACGTGGCGCGAACAGGGCGTCGGCGCGCACGTGATCGAACGGCTGATCGAGTACGCCGGCGACCAGGGCTTCGAGTACGTCTACGCGCTCACCGGTTCCGGGGCCTATCTCGCACAGTTCGGGTTCCGACAGGTAGACGCCGATTCGTTACCACCGGCGCTAGAGGCGCGGCTGGAGGCGAAACGCGAGTCGACGGATCCGGACGCCGTCCCGTACCGCGTCGCCGTCGACCGGTTCGTCGTTCCCGACCGCCTACGAGAGCGGTTCAAAGCAGCGAGCGAACAGGAGCCCGAACCGGCCGACGACACCACCGCCGAGGAGTTCGGAATCGATCCGGAGACGGCGACGTACAAGTACGATACGGGACGGTAA
- a CDS encoding ABC transporter ATP-binding protein, producing MTGSDPHGSFEDIREEVAGNPMWKLAAYATPYWLSLTVGFVSTMINRAARLFPALMLAAAIDLVITQTGGTDQLLAATGLVPTEPIPEENVGERLNLLYYLGALTVGAYVIQAVTHFGARYFFQTTAQRIQHDLRLDTYDHMQRLSLSFFNDHQTGGMMAILNSDVNRLEEFFNNELRQITEAVMIFSLVGGYMLYTAPWLGLLVLAPVPIIALATAKFIVWIEPKYKRIRELVARLNTRLANNLGGAPIVKSFDRYDVESDRVATQSRGYRDEKIDAITVRKAFFASLRLIVGAMFVAILVVGGRSTITAGGLTAGTFVVFFMYLRELDRPMTRIGKTANNYQKAKSSAERVFGVLETDADVRSPADPVRPDSFDGDVAFDDVNFRYDESGEQILDGVDLDVDAGETVGFAGTSGSGKSTLMKLPMRFYDVDDGCVRIDGTDVREYSLQTLRDNIGVVEQDPYMFSGTICENIAYGDSDLFQTVLEADGAIPERVHRRIEEAAVAAGAHRFVQDLPDGYGTMVGERGVKLSGGQRQRVSIARTILNDPDVIVLDEATSDVDTETESVIQRNLEELTADRTAFVIAHRLSTIRDADRIVVMDDGEVIETGTHDELVANEGTYAELWASQTRDTAGHRPIGADD from the coding sequence ATGACCGGGTCCGATCCGCACGGGAGTTTCGAGGATATTCGCGAGGAGGTAGCCGGCAATCCGATGTGGAAGCTGGCCGCGTACGCGACGCCGTACTGGCTTTCGCTCACGGTCGGATTCGTCTCGACGATGATCAACCGCGCGGCGCGGCTGTTTCCCGCGCTCATGCTCGCAGCGGCGATCGACCTCGTCATCACCCAGACGGGCGGAACGGATCAGCTTCTGGCCGCCACCGGCCTCGTTCCGACCGAGCCGATACCCGAGGAGAACGTCGGCGAGCGATTGAACCTGCTCTACTACCTCGGCGCGCTCACGGTGGGTGCCTACGTGATACAGGCGGTAACCCACTTCGGCGCGCGGTACTTCTTCCAGACCACCGCCCAGCGAATCCAGCACGACCTCAGACTCGACACGTACGATCACATGCAGCGGCTGTCGCTCTCGTTCTTCAACGACCACCAGACGGGCGGGATGATGGCGATCTTAAACAGCGACGTCAACCGGCTGGAGGAGTTCTTCAACAACGAACTTCGCCAGATCACGGAGGCGGTGATGATCTTTTCGCTCGTCGGCGGCTACATGCTCTATACGGCGCCCTGGCTCGGTTTACTCGTCCTCGCACCGGTCCCGATCATCGCGCTCGCGACGGCGAAGTTCATCGTCTGGATCGAACCGAAGTACAAGCGGATTCGCGAACTCGTCGCCCGGTTGAACACCAGACTCGCGAACAACCTCGGTGGCGCCCCTATCGTCAAATCGTTCGATCGATACGACGTAGAGAGCGACCGGGTCGCCACCCAGAGCCGGGGCTACCGAGACGAGAAGATCGACGCGATTACGGTCAGGAAGGCGTTTTTCGCCTCGCTTCGACTGATCGTCGGCGCGATGTTCGTGGCCATCCTCGTCGTCGGCGGTCGCTCGACGATCACCGCGGGCGGGCTCACCGCCGGCACGTTCGTCGTCTTCTTCATGTACCTCCGCGAACTCGACCGACCGATGACGCGAATCGGCAAGACGGCGAACAACTACCAGAAGGCTAAATCGAGCGCCGAACGCGTCTTTGGCGTTCTCGAGACCGACGCCGACGTCCGTTCGCCGGCCGATCCGGTCCGTCCCGACTCGTTCGACGGAGACGTCGCGTTCGACGACGTCAACTTCCGGTACGACGAGTCGGGTGAACAAATCCTCGATGGCGTCGACCTAGACGTCGACGCTGGCGAGACCGTCGGGTTCGCCGGGACGAGCGGATCCGGTAAGTCGACGCTCATGAAGCTCCCGATGCGGTTTTACGACGTCGACGACGGTTGCGTCCGCATCGACGGAACCGACGTGCGCGAGTACTCGCTTCAGACGCTCAGAGACAACATCGGTGTCGTCGAGCAGGACCCATACATGTTCTCGGGGACCATCTGCGAGAACATCGCATACGGCGACAGCGACCTCTTTCAGACGGTGCTCGAAGCGGACGGAGCGATTCCCGAACGTGTCCATAGGCGGATCGAGGAGGCGGCGGTCGCCGCGGGCGCACATCGATTCGTACAGGATCTCCCCGATGGCTACGGCACCATGGTCGGCGAACGCGGCGTGAAGCTCTCCGGCGGTCAGCGCCAGCGCGTCTCGATCGCCCGGACGATCCTCAACGACCCGGACGTGATCGTCTTGGACGAGGCGACGAGCGACGTCGACACCGAGACCGAGTCGGTCATCCAGCGGAATCTGGAGGAACTGACCGCCGACCGGACGGCGTTCGTCATCGCCCACCGGCTGTCGACGATTCGCGACGCGGACCGTATCGTCGTCATGGACGACGGCGAGGTAATCGAGACCGGAACCCACGACGAACTCGTCGCCAACGAAGGTACGTACGCGGAGCTGTGGGCGTCCCAGACGCGCGACACCGCCGGGCACCGACCGATCGGCGCCGACGATTGA
- a CDS encoding acyl-CoA mutase large subunit family protein codes for MFDADDLESIRSARAEWREETVEPVVDRFGERKEQFRTDTNGQAVDRLYTPGDVSDLDYDTDLGFPGEPPYTRGVYSTGYRGRLWTMRQYAGFSTPEDTNERYHYLLDQGQTGLSMAFDLPTQMGYDSDAEMAAGEVGKAGVAIDSLDDMLTVFDGIPLDEVSTSMTINAPASVLLAMYIAVGDEQGVDRSELRGTIQNDLLKEYIARNTYIYPPEPSMRIITDIFEFCAEETPKFNTISISGYHIREAGATAAQELAFTLGNGIEYVEAAVDAGLDVDEFAPQLSFFFNGHNNIFEEVAKFRAARRMWHDVMDERFDAQNPKSKQLKFHTQTAGSMLTAQQIENNVVRVAYQALAAVLGGTQSLHTNGKDEALALPTEQSVRTALRTQQILAHESGAADTIDPLAGSYYVESLTNEVEADAYDLLDEVEARGGMLEAVESRWVQRQIQDTAFDRQKEIESGERIIVGVNEFEVDEEPEMDVQEVTEKDQRRQIEALESTREDRDDEAAEAALEAVRDAARGDDNLMPYIIDAVKAYATVGEICDVLREEFGEY; via the coding sequence ATGTTCGATGCCGACGACCTCGAGTCCATCCGCTCGGCGCGCGCGGAGTGGCGCGAGGAGACCGTCGAGCCGGTCGTGGATCGATTCGGCGAGCGAAAGGAACAGTTTAGGACCGACACCAACGGCCAGGCGGTCGACCGGCTGTACACGCCGGGCGACGTGAGCGACCTCGACTACGATACGGACCTGGGGTTCCCGGGCGAGCCGCCGTACACGCGCGGGGTCTACTCCACTGGCTACCGGGGCCGACTGTGGACCATGCGCCAGTACGCCGGGTTCTCGACGCCGGAGGACACGAACGAGCGCTATCACTACCTCCTGGATCAGGGACAGACCGGTCTCTCGATGGCGTTCGACCTACCGACGCAGATGGGCTACGACTCCGACGCGGAGATGGCTGCCGGCGAGGTCGGCAAGGCAGGTGTGGCGATCGATTCACTCGACGACATGCTCACCGTCTTCGACGGCATCCCGCTCGACGAGGTCTCGACCTCGATGACGATCAACGCGCCGGCTTCGGTCCTGCTCGCGATGTACATCGCCGTCGGCGACGAGCAAGGCGTCGACCGGAGCGAACTCCGCGGGACGATCCAGAACGACCTCCTGAAGGAGTACATCGCGCGAAATACCTACATCTACCCGCCAGAGCCGTCGATGCGGATCATCACCGATATCTTCGAGTTCTGTGCCGAAGAGACGCCGAAGTTCAACACCATCTCCATCTCGGGATATCACATCCGCGAGGCCGGTGCGACCGCCGCCCAGGAACTCGCCTTTACCCTCGGAAACGGAATCGAGTACGTCGAGGCGGCCGTCGACGCGGGACTCGACGTCGACGAGTTCGCCCCGCAGCTATCCTTTTTCTTCAACGGGCACAACAACATCTTCGAGGAGGTCGCGAAGTTCCGCGCGGCCCGTCGGATGTGGCACGACGTCATGGACGAGCGATTCGACGCGCAGAACCCGAAGTCGAAGCAGCTCAAGTTTCACACCCAGACGGCGGGGTCGATGCTCACCGCCCAGCAGATCGAGAACAACGTCGTTCGCGTCGCCTACCAGGCGCTGGCCGCCGTCCTCGGGGGTACCCAGAGCCTTCACACCAACGGGAAGGACGAGGCGCTCGCTCTGCCGACCGAACAGTCGGTCAGGACGGCGCTTCGCACCCAGCAAATCCTCGCTCACGAATCGGGTGCCGCCGACACGATCGATCCGCTCGCAGGCAGTTACTACGTCGAGAGTCTTACCAACGAGGTGGAGGCCGACGCCTACGACCTCTTAGACGAGGTCGAAGCGCGCGGCGGGATGCTTGAGGCGGTCGAATCGCGGTGGGTCCAGCGCCAGATTCAGGACACGGCGTTCGACCGCCAGAAGGAGATAGAGTCCGGCGAGCGGATCATCGTCGGGGTAAACGAGTTCGAGGTGGACGAAGAACCAGAAATGGACGTCCAGGAAGTCACCGAGAAAGACCAGCGCAGACAGATCGAGGCGCTCGAATCGACCCGCGAAGACCGCGACGACGAGGCCGCCGAAGCGGCGCTCGAAGCCGTACGTGACGCTGCGCGTGGCGACGACAACCTCATGCCCTACATCATCGACGCCGTGAAAGCCTACGCGACGGTCGGCGAGATCTGTGACGTCCTCCGCGAGGAGTTCGGCGAATACTGA
- a CDS encoding 2-oxoacid:ferredoxin oxidoreductase subunit beta: MSSDVRFTDFKSDKQPTWCPGCGDFGTMNGMMKALANTGNDPDNTFVVAGIGCSGKIGTYMHSYALHGVHGRALPVGTGVKMARPDIEVMVAGGDGDGYSIGAGHFVHAVRRNVDMSYVVMDNRIYGLTKGQASPTSRSDFETSTTPDGSQQPPVNPLALALASGATFIAQSFASDALRHTEIVEAAIEHDGFGFVNVFSPCVTFNDVDTYDYFRDTLIDLDEEGHDPTDADAAKEVILDADKEYQGIIYQDENSVPYHELHGVTGDMSEVPEGAPEGAMDLVREFY, translated from the coding sequence ATGAGCTCAGACGTCAGATTCACCGACTTCAAGTCCGATAAGCAACCCACGTGGTGTCCCGGCTGCGGCGATTTCGGGACGATGAACGGCATGATGAAAGCGCTCGCGAACACCGGAAACGATCCGGACAACACGTTCGTCGTCGCGGGGATCGGCTGTTCCGGAAAGATCGGGACCTACATGCACAGCTACGCACTCCACGGGGTTCACGGCCGTGCGTTGCCCGTCGGTACGGGCGTGAAGATGGCCCGTCCCGACATCGAAGTGATGGTCGCCGGCGGCGACGGTGACGGCTACTCGATCGGCGCGGGCCACTTCGTTCACGCGGTTCGTCGAAACGTCGACATGAGCTACGTCGTCATGGACAACCGCATCTACGGGCTGACGAAGGGCCAGGCGTCGCCGACCTCGCGGTCGGATTTCGAGACGTCGACGACGCCCGACGGGTCACAGCAGCCACCCGTCAACCCGCTCGCGCTCGCGCTCGCCTCCGGAGCGACGTTCATCGCTCAGTCGTTCGCCTCGGACGCGTTGCGACACACCGAGATCGTCGAGGCGGCGATCGAGCACGACGGCTTCGGCTTCGTCAACGTTTTCAGCCCCTGCGTGACGTTCAACGACGTCGACACCTACGACTACTTCCGCGACACGCTGATCGACTTAGACGAGGAAGGCCACGATCCGACGGACGCCGACGCCGCCAAGGAGGTCATCCTCGACGCGGACAAGGAGTACCAGGGCATCATCTATCAGGACGAAAACTCCGTCCCGTATCACGAACTCCACGGCGTCACGGGGGACATGTCCGAGGTACCGGAGGGTGCGCCAGAGGGCGCGATGGACCTGGTTCGGGAGTTCTACTGA
- a CDS encoding pyridoxamine 5'-phosphate oxidase family protein, with amino-acid sequence MASTTIPEAFYDLFEKRTFAHFATVTDDGSPHVTPVWIDYDSESNRLLVNTERGRRKERNVVANPSVGLSMVDPDDPYRYLSVIGEVDEITTDGAREHADVLAGRYTGTAEYPSEIRTERVLLEIRPVEVL; translated from the coding sequence ATGGCATCGACGACTATCCCGGAGGCGTTCTACGACCTCTTCGAGAAACGGACGTTCGCTCACTTCGCCACAGTTACCGACGACGGGTCGCCGCACGTGACGCCGGTCTGGATCGACTACGATTCGGAGTCGAATCGGTTACTCGTCAACACCGAACGCGGTCGGCGCAAGGAACGAAACGTCGTCGCGAATCCGTCGGTCGGCTTGAGCATGGTCGACCCGGACGATCCGTATCGCTACCTCTCCGTGATTGGCGAGGTTGACGAGATCACCACCGACGGCGCGCGCGAGCACGCGGACGTTCTCGCCGGCCGGTATACCGGAACCGCGGAGTACCCGAGCGAGATACGAACCGAACGCGTTTTACTCGAAATTAGACCGGTCGAAGTGCTGTAA
- a CDS encoding pyridoxal phosphate-dependent aminotransferase: protein MTDFSARVESVSISGIREVFEAASDDAINLGIGQPDFPTPEHASRAAVEAIEANETDPYTSNKGILPLREAISAAYDRTYGLSIDPADVIATAGGSEALHLVLEAHVDPGEEVIFPDPGFVAYDALTRIAGGDPKPIDLREDLTLDPAAVEAAITDETAAFIVNSPGNPTGAVQSEADMREFARIADEHDVLCLSDEVYEHIVFDGTHRSPMEFASTDNVVVVSACSKTYSMTGWRLGWVVGSNRRIERMLRVHQYVQACASAPAQYAAEAALSGPQDTVDEMVASFEARRDVVLDGLEDAGLRVPTPQGAFYAMPEVPDGWCDEVIDRDVIVVPGEAFGQNGAGYARISYATAMEELKEALEILGSATRAVQ, encoded by the coding sequence ATGACGGACTTCTCTGCGCGAGTCGAATCCGTGTCGATCAGCGGCATTCGAGAGGTGTTCGAGGCAGCGAGCGACGACGCCATCAATCTCGGGATCGGTCAGCCGGACTTTCCGACGCCCGAACACGCCTCCCGCGCGGCGGTCGAGGCGATCGAGGCGAACGAGACGGATCCGTACACGTCGAACAAGGGAATCTTGCCCCTTCGCGAGGCGATTTCTGCCGCCTACGACCGCACGTACGGGCTTTCGATCGATCCGGCGGACGTGATCGCGACGGCTGGCGGCAGCGAAGCGCTCCACCTCGTCCTCGAAGCACACGTCGACCCTGGCGAGGAGGTCATCTTTCCCGATCCGGGGTTCGTCGCCTACGACGCGCTCACGCGAATTGCTGGTGGCGACCCGAAACCGATCGACCTTCGCGAGGATCTCACGCTCGACCCGGCGGCCGTCGAGGCGGCGATAACTGACGAGACGGCGGCGTTCATCGTCAACAGCCCGGGGAACCCGACGGGTGCCGTTCAATCGGAAGCCGATATGCGCGAGTTCGCCCGGATCGCAGACGAACACGACGTGCTCTGTCTCTCCGACGAGGTCTACGAGCACATCGTCTTCGACGGCACACACCGCTCGCCGATGGAGTTCGCCTCGACGGACAACGTCGTCGTCGTCAGCGCCTGTTCGAAGACGTACTCGATGACCGGCTGGCGGCTGGGCTGGGTCGTCGGGTCGAACCGCCGGATCGAGCGAATGCTCAGAGTTCACCAGTACGTCCAGGCCTGTGCGTCCGCCCCGGCCCAGTACGCGGCCGAGGCCGCGCTGTCGGGCCCGCAGGACACCGTCGACGAGATGGTCGCCTCGTTCGAAGCGCGTCGCGACGTCGTCCTCGACGGACTCGAAGACGCCGGCTTGCGAGTACCGACCCCGCAGGGTGCGTTCTACGCGATGCCGGAGGTTCCCGACGGCTGGTGTGACGAGGTCATCGATCGTGACGTCATCGTGGTTCCGGGTGAGGCGTTCGGCCAGAACGGCGCCGGGTACGCGCGAATCTCGTACGCGACGGCGATGGAAGAGTTAAAAGAGGCCCTCGAGATACTCGGCTCGGCGACGCGCGCCGTGCAGTAA
- a CDS encoding YbjQ family protein, with the protein MFRVKLTNTETIPDAEIVESLGIARGNTVEARNVGRDITQGLRNVVGGELKAYSDLLTKARDEAIDRMAADAEEMGADAVVNVRLETSQITNGGSEVLAYGTAVKLR; encoded by the coding sequence ATGTTTCGTGTGAAACTAACGAACACCGAGACGATACCAGATGCCGAAATCGTCGAATCGCTCGGAATCGCCCGCGGAAACACGGTCGAAGCGAGAAACGTCGGGCGCGATATCACTCAGGGACTTCGAAACGTCGTCGGCGGCGAACTCAAGGCGTACTCCGATCTCCTCACGAAAGCGCGCGACGAGGCGATCGATCGGATGGCAGCGGACGCCGAAGAGATGGGCGCTGACGCGGTCGTCAACGTCAGACTCGAAACGTCGCAGATCACCAACGGCGGCTCCGAAGTGCTGGCCTACGGGACGGCGGTGAAGCTTCGGTAA
- a CDS encoding 2-oxoacid:acceptor oxidoreductase subunit alpha gives MAADLNWAIGGEAGDGIDSTGKIFAQALARAGRHVFTSKDFASRIRGGYTAYKIRTSVDDVQSVVDRLDILVALTQRTIDENLDEMHEGSAVIYDGERSWEAEIPEEITAVDVPLKSLAEEAGGAIMRNVVALGAACEITGFDVAYLDEALEKRFGGKGSKIVENNKEAARLGQEYVAEEYDLSHLGYEMETTDADYVLLNGDEAIGMGAIAAGCKFYAGYPITPATAVMEYLTGRIEQFGGHVVQAEDELSAINMALGAARAGARSMTATSGPGIDLMTETFGLIATSETPLVIVDVMRSGPSTGMPTKQEQGDLNMLLYGGHGEIPRFVLAPTTIDECFWKTIEAFNLAETYQTPVYLVGDLAMAVTEQTFPPEAFDMDAVEIDRGKLVDDEEVDEWVDEKGRFRAHANTDDGISPRAIPGTVDGAHMSTGLEHDELGRRTEDTDVRVEQVDKRNRKVETAIEREDWEYREFGDPDADDLVISWGSNEGALVEALDRLEDDGVSVRVLSVPYIFPRPDLTEEIEAANDVIVVECNATGQFANLIEHDALTRVKRINKYTGVRFKADELAAQIQERLAEEVPAQ, from the coding sequence ATGGCTGCAGATCTCAACTGGGCCATCGGCGGCGAAGCCGGGGATGGAATAGATTCCACCGGCAAGATCTTCGCCCAGGCACTCGCCCGGGCCGGACGGCACGTATTCACCTCGAAGGATTTCGCGTCACGTATCCGAGGTGGCTACACCGCATACAAGATCCGGACGTCCGTCGATGACGTCCAGAGCGTCGTCGATCGCCTCGACATTCTCGTCGCGCTTACCCAGCGCACCATCGACGAGAATCTCGACGAAATGCACGAGGGTAGCGCAGTGATCTACGACGGCGAACGCTCCTGGGAAGCGGAGATCCCCGAGGAGATTACCGCCGTCGACGTTCCGCTCAAGTCGCTGGCCGAGGAGGCCGGTGGCGCGATCATGCGAAACGTCGTCGCCCTCGGCGCGGCGTGTGAAATTACCGGCTTCGACGTCGCGTACCTCGACGAAGCACTCGAAAAGCGCTTCGGCGGAAAAGGATCGAAAATCGTCGAGAACAATAAGGAAGCCGCCCGCCTGGGACAGGAGTACGTCGCGGAGGAGTACGACCTCTCTCACCTCGGCTACGAGATGGAGACGACCGACGCCGACTACGTGCTGTTAAACGGCGACGAGGCGATCGGCATGGGCGCCATCGCCGCCGGCTGTAAGTTCTACGCCGGCTACCCGATCACTCCTGCTACCGCCGTCATGGAGTACCTCACCGGGCGGATCGAACAGTTCGGCGGCCACGTCGTCCAGGCCGAGGACGAACTATCGGCGATCAACATGGCTCTCGGTGCGGCTCGCGCGGGCGCCCGATCGATGACCGCCACGTCCGGACCGGGTATCGACCTGATGACCGAGACGTTCGGCCTCATCGCGACCAGCGAGACGCCGCTGGTCATCGTCGACGTCATGCGCTCTGGTCCCTCGACCGGCATGCCGACGAAGCAAGAGCAGGGCGACCTCAACATGCTGCTGTACGGCGGCCACGGCGAGATCCCCCGGTTCGTCCTCGCACCGACGACGATCGACGAGTGCTTCTGGAAGACGATCGAGGCGTTCAACCTGGCCGAAACGTACCAGACGCCGGTCTATCTCGTCGGCGACCTCGCGATGGCGGTCACCGAGCAGACGTTCCCGCCGGAGGCGTTCGACATGGACGCAGTCGAGATCGACCGCGGCAAGCTCGTCGACGACGAGGAGGTAGACGAGTGGGTAGACGAGAAGGGTCGCTTCCGCGCACACGCGAACACCGACGACGGTATCAGCCCGCGGGCGATCCCCGGGACGGTCGACGGGGCGCACATGTCGACGGGTCTCGAGCACGACGAACTGGGTCGACGAACCGAAGACACCGACGTCCGCGTCGAGCAGGTCGACAAACGCAACCGGAAGGTCGAGACGGCGATCGAGCGAGAAGACTGGGAGTACCGTGAGTTCGGCGATCCGGACGCAGACGACCTCGTCATCTCCTGGGGCTCGAACGAGGGCGCCCTCGTCGAGGCGCTCGACCGCCTCGAAGACGACGGCGTGAGCGTTCGTGTCCTCTCGGTTCCGTACATCTTCCCGCGGCCGGACCTCACCGAAGAGATCGAGGCCGCAAACGACGTCATCGTCGTCGAGTGTAACGCCACCGGCCAGTTCGCCAACCTGATCGAACACGACGCGCTCACCCGCGTCAAGCGTATCAACAAGTACACCGGCGTCCGGTTCAAAGCGGACGAACTCGCCGCACAGATCCAAGAGCGACTCGCCGAGGAGGTGCCAGCCCAATGA
- the mce gene encoding methylmalonyl-CoA epimerase, producing the protein MEFDHAGIATDDVDALATLFGELCGFDVAHEETFDGMRVVFLEVGNGYLELLEPEDGGTIARYLDEHGPGIHHLAFETDDVAGAIERARELDVTPVDEEPRPGAWGHDVAFLHPKDTGGVLVEFVEH; encoded by the coding sequence ATGGAATTTGATCACGCCGGGATCGCGACCGACGACGTCGACGCGTTGGCGACGCTGTTCGGCGAGCTGTGCGGGTTCGACGTCGCCCACGAAGAGACGTTCGACGGCATGCGCGTCGTCTTTCTCGAGGTCGGAAACGGCTACCTCGAACTGCTCGAACCCGAAGACGGCGGCACCATCGCCCGCTATCTCGACGAACACGGACCGGGAATTCACCACCTCGCCTTCGAGACGGACGACGTCGCCGGCGCCATCGAGCGGGCCCGCGAGCTGGACGTCACTCCCGTCGACGAAGAACCCAGACCGGGCGCGTGGGGACACGACGTCGCGTTCTTGCACCCGAAGGACACGGGCGGCGTCCTCGTCGAGTTCGTCGAGCACTAG